A single genomic interval of Pseudorca crassidens isolate mPseCra1 chromosome 19, mPseCra1.hap1, whole genome shotgun sequence harbors:
- the PVALEF gene encoding parvalbumin-like EF-hand-containing protein → MDEDFSSQMKKMALAMGTSLSDKDIDLLPTDMRHHGSFNYIKFFEYMQKFPASGQQESVIRKAFQTLDKDKSGFIEWNEIKYILHIIPSSGPTTPLTDEEAEAVIQAADTDGDGRIDFEEFSELIKKENIAKK, encoded by the exons ATGGACGAGGACTTCTCCTCCCAGATGAAGAAGATGGCCTTGGCCATGGGCACATCCCTGTCGGACAAGGACATAGACCTGCTGCCCACCGACATGAGGCACCATG GCTCCTTCAACTACATCAAGTTCTTCGAGTACATGCAGAAGTTCCCGGCCTCGGGGCAGCAGGAGAGTGTCATCCGCAAGGCCTTCCAGACCCTGGACAAGGACAAGAGCGGCTTCATCGAGTGGAATGAGATCAA GTACATCCTGCACATCATCCCCAGCAGCGGGCCCACCACCCCACTGACGGACGAGGAGGCTGAGGCCGTGATCCAAGCAGCCGACACGGATGGGGACGGGAGGATTGACTTTGAAG AATTTTCTGAATTGATCAAAAAGGAGAACATTGCAAAGAAGTAG